TCGCCGACAACCGGCCCGCGATCGCCATGCTGCACGCGCTCTACCCGGACGCCGTGTGGACGCCGAACGGCACCGAGTACGAGCTGACGATCCCGCTCCCGGCCCGCGAGAGGGTGCCCGCATGACCGTCGACCTGTCCGCCCTGCCCCAGCTCTTCGCGGCCGCGGTGCCGTTCGCGGCGACGCTGGGGATCGAGTACGGCGAGGTCGCGCCCGGCCGCGCCGTCGCCCGCCTCGCCGACGACCCGGCGAAGCACAACCACATCGGGACGCTGCACGCGGGCGCGCTGTTCGCGCTCGGCGAGTCGGCGTCCGGCCTGGCGATGATGGCGACGATCGCCGACCGCCTCGCCGGCGTCACCCCGCTCGCCGCCCGCGCCGAGATCGAGTACCGCAAGGTGGCCCGCGGCGACGTCACCGCCACCGCCCGGATCGACGGCGTCGACGGCGTGCTCGCGACGCTGGACGAGGCGGGGAAGGTGCGGTTCCCGGTCGTCGTGGAGCTCGCCGACGCGGCGGGCGAGGTCTGCGCCGTGCTCACCGTCGACTGGCACCTGCGGCGGTCGTAGGCGCTGCTCCGGACGGCGCAGGACGTTCGTCACGAGTTCACACGTCACCCGGACGGGTGAACCCGCTCGCCGCCCCGCTCCCCGATCCTTGCCGCATGAGACACGTCCGGGTGACCCGCGCCGACGACGGCTTCAGCCTCGTCGAGCTGCTCGTCGTGACCGTCATCATCGGCGTGCTGACCAGCATCGCCCTGCCGTCGCTGGCCTCGCAGAAGAGCAAGGCCCGCTCCGCGGCGTTGAAGGCGAACCTCCGCGACGCCGCGCTCGCCCAGGAGGCCCGCGCCACCGGGGACCTGCCGTACGCCGGCCCGGGCCAGGTCGACCTGCTCCTCGCCGAGGGGTACGACGACTCGCCGATGATCGTGCTGACGATCGTCGACGGGCAGATGACCGAGGCCGGCGACGGCTTCTGCCTCACCGCGCACACGGTCGGGCTCGACGACGCGCTGTACTACGCGAGCACCGGCCCGCACTCCGGCCACCCGACCGAGGAGCCCTGCACCGCCTCCTAGAACAGCCGGGGCACGGCCGGGTCCAGGCCGCGCAGGTCGTCGTAGTCGACCGCCACGCAGGCGATGCCGCGGTCGGCGGCCA
The sequence above is a segment of the Mycobacteriales bacterium genome. Coding sequences within it:
- a CDS encoding YiiD C-terminal domain-containing protein; translation: MTVDLSALPQLFAAAVPFAATLGIEYGEVAPGRAVARLADDPAKHNHIGTLHAGALFALGESASGLAMMATIADRLAGVTPLAARAEIEYRKVARGDVTATARIDGVDGVLATLDEAGKVRFPVVVELADAAGEVCAVLTVDWHLRRS
- a CDS encoding prepilin-type N-terminal cleavage/methylation domain-containing protein; this encodes MRHVRVTRADDGFSLVELLVVTVIIGVLTSIALPSLASQKSKARSAALKANLRDAALAQEARATGDLPYAGPGQVDLLLAEGYDDSPMIVLTIVDGQMTEAGDGFCLTAHTVGLDDALYYASTGPHSGHPTEEPCTAS